ATCCACCCGGTCAAAGAACTTTTCCAGATCCAGATCGACCACCCAGCGTTTCCCGCTTTGTATGTAGCGCTGTGCCTGTTGCACTGCCTGCCACGCATTGCGGTTACTTCTGAACCCGTAACTCGATTCGCAGAAGTGCGGCTCCACGACCGGACTGAGTTGTTGTGCTATCGCCTGCTGGATAAGCCTGTCCACTACCGTCGGGATACCCAGGGTTCTCACGCCGCCGTCCGGCTTTGGGATATCCACTCTGCGTATCGCCTGCGGCTGGTAGGCGCCCGTAATCAATGCCTGCCTGATACTCGCCCAGTTCTGTTTCAGCCACGGCTTCAACTCCGTCACTTTCAGGTTATCTACCCCTGCCGCGCCGTTGTTTTCCACCACGCGCTGATAGGCCAGCATCAGGTTCTCTCTCGTTATCACCGTTTCCATCGTCAACGGCATTTCCGCTTTCGTTTGCCCACCGACCGCCGTGGGGATTTCAGCACCCTCATGCAGCACTGACGGATACTGTCCGTCTCCTCTGCCGCTGGCCGCAGTGCTCTGCGCTTGTGCCTCATTAATTCCCATCGAGTATCGGTGTCCTAATCACGGTTAATCATGTTCAGCCCTTCATGCTGCCAGTTATGCAGCACTACTACGGCTTCGGCTGACTGCTGCACGTTCATCCCGTCGCCTCTCGACGCTCGGTAGCCCTGAAGCAAACGTGCAGCCCTCCCGGGGTAATTCGCGCGACCTTCCTGCTTATGCCTGTCAGCTTTACGTCACAGCGTTCTGTGCAAGTATTGGGCTTTGATGATATTTGCCACCTTACCCCGCTGTGCCGCCTAAACTGCTTCCTGTTCGTCAGGCCAGCATTTTGCCTTCAGCTTCCTTCAGATCCCACCTCGCGGTGGGCACCCTTGCCGTTCGGCTAACACTTCCCCTTGCCGGGTGTGTAGAGGACTTTCACCGCCAAGTCGCCCCTTGACCACTACAGTCAACGGACAGCGCCCGTCAAGGCGCTACGCGCCATGCCCGGCGCACAAACACAAAACGACCGGGCATTACCCGGTCGCTAGAGAAAGAGACGATGAGAGCGATTACGCTTCTATCGCCGCTCGCAGTTTTTTCATCGCATTCTTTTCTAACTGACGCACACGCTCGGCGGAGACGCCGTATTGGTCGGCCAACTCCTGCAAGGTGGATTTGTTGTCATCATCCAGCCAGCGGGCGCGGATAATATGCTGGCTACGTTCATCCAGCCCTTCCAACGCGTAAGTGAGCTTGTCGGCCGCATGCGTATCCCAGTTATCTTCTTCAATGCCATCGGCAAAGTCAGACGATTTATCCTGTAGGTAAAGCATCGGCGACATCGCTTTGCCGTCGTGAGAATCTTCTTCTGGCGTCGGATCAAACGTCATGTCCTGCGCCGCCATACGGGATTCCATCTCACGCACGTCTTTACTGGACACGCCAAGTTCACGAGCGACCAGCTCGACTTCGTCCTGATTAAACCAGCCGAGGCGCGTTTTCGTCTTCCGCAGGTTAAAGAACAGCTTACGTTGTGCTTTGGTGGTCGCCACTTTCACGATACGCCAGTTACGCAGCACATATTCATGAATCTCAGCTTTGATCCAATGCACGGCAAAAGAAACCAGACGCACGCCAACTTCAGGGTTGAAGCGACGTACCGCTTTCATCAAGCCGATATTCCCTTCCTGAATCAGGTCCGCCTGCGGTAGGCCGTAGCCGGAATAATTGCGGGCGACGTGAATAACAAAGCGCAGGTGTGACAGAATCAGGTGCTTAGCAGCCTCCAGATCGCCCTGATAATGCAGTCGTTCAGCCAGCGCCCGCTCTTCCTCCGCCGTCAGCATTGGATAGGCATTGGCGGCACGAATATACCCTTCCAGACTGCCCTGGGGAACTAAGGTGAAAGTTTGCATATCTTTGGTCATTCAACCCTCTCAGTTGTTCTACTCGTCATATTGCAGTCGGCTATCTTAGCACTGCTTCACCGCGTCGTTTTGCGCGAAAATGGCAAAATGCGGCACCTTAAAGCGTATTTATCGAATACCTTAAAATCCGTCTATTCAGACTGTGATTTCGCTCGCAAGTTCCCATCATTTTATTCACCTCATGCCAGAGATCAAGCAGGAGACAAACCAACGGTGAATCAAGGAGAAAGCACAGCGGGAAGGACAAAGAAGCGATGTCGCTGAGGAGGTTTCCCCTGCAATACGGTCTGAATTACAGGGGAAAATTATACCAGAAAAAGCTTACTGTGGTGTAAAACGACGTAAATGTTGTACCGTTGCCAGCCAGGCGGCCAGCCAGCCAATCATACCGGCGATTAACAGCAGCAGCAGGGACTCATCCCAGCTCAGCCCTTTGACGGCAAACGTCGTACCAAAGACGGCGGCAACCTGTGCCACCACCGCATCCAGCTTCCAGACCAGCGCCTGCGATAAAATCAGCGACAACACCGCGCCGCCCACACCCATCGCCGCCCCACCGTTCAGGAACGGACGCAGAATAAAGCCGTCCGTTGCACCAATCAGCTTCATCACGTTGATGGTTTCACGGCGGCTGAAAATACTCAGACGCACGCTGTTGCCGATGACCAAGAAGACGGCAACAATCATCAGGACACCAATCGTCGCGGAAATTTGCCCAACCAGATTGGTCAACGCCACCAGCCGCGCAAACCAGCTGTCGTCCATCCGCACTTCGTCCACACCCTGCGTCGCGGCCACGCGGTCGCGTAGCGTCGTCAGCGTAGTGGAATCCTGAAAACTCATTTTTGGCGTGACAATCGCGACAGCGGGCAGCGGATTTTCTTCCAGCATATCCAGCGCGCCGCCAAAGCCAGACCAGTTGCGGAACTCGCCCATCGCTTCATTGCGCGACAGATAATTGACTTTATCGACGCCGTCTTCAGATTGAAGCTGTGTGATGACTGCCTGCGCAGCGTTGTCATCCAGCGATTTATCCAGATATACCGTCAACTGCGGTGAGGGATACCACTGTGTGGCAGCCTGACTCACGTTTTTCCAGACCAGATAGCAGATACTGGGCAACGCCAGTGAGATGGCAATAACCATCACGGTCAGAAAAGTGGCAAGCGGCTGGCGCAGCATATCGGCCAGCGTATTGGTCCAGGCATAGCGCCACTGTTCCTGCCAGCCGCCGCGCAGTGCTTTCGCTTTTGCGACAGGCTTTTTCGCATTACGGACGTTATTCGCCATTGTGGTTTCCCCCCACCATGCGACCATCCGACAGCGTCAGCACACGGTAGTTACGGCGGGCGATCAGCCCAGTATCATGCGTCGCCATCAAAACGGTGACACCAACGCGATTGAATTCTTCAAACAGGCGCAAAATGCCTTCTGACAGCGCGTCGTCCAAATTACCCGTCGGTTCATCCGCCAGCAACACCGCGGGTTTGTTCACCACCGCACGCGCAATGCCCACACGCTGCTGTTCACCGCCGGACAGCTGGATAGGATAGTTCTTCGCTTTATCCAACAGGCCAACCTTGTCCAGCGCGGCGGATACCCGACGACGAATATCCTCACTGCTGGCACCCGCGATGATGAGTGGCATCGCGACGTTGTCATAGACCGTGCGCTCCATCAGCAGATGGTGATCCTGAAAGATCATGCCAATCTGACGCCGCAGAAACGGAACTTCACGTTTTTTCAGGCGGCTGATATTGTGGCCGCCAAATAAAATCTGACCCGCGCTGGGACGTTCAATGCCACAAATCAGTTTCAGCAGGGTACTTTTCCCTGCGCCAGAATGACCAGTCAGGAACGCCATTTCCGCTGGGCGCAGATGGAAATCCACCCCTTGCAATGCCTGACGCCCACCGAGGTAAGCTTTACTGACCTGTTCAAAACGAATCATCCGTTTTAATCCTCTCGGGCAAAAAGTGCCTCAATAAAATCGTCGGCCTTGAATGGCCGTAAATCTTCAATGCCTTCACCTACCCCAATATAGCGGATAGGAATCGCAAACTGGTCGGCAATGGCGAAAATCACCCCGCCTTTCGCGGTGCCGTCCAGTTTAGTTAAGGTAATGCCTGTCAGCCCGACCGCTTCATTAAACAACCTGGCCTGACTCACCGCGTTCTGCCCGGTACTCGCATCCAGCGTTAGCATCACTTCATGCGGCGCGTCTTCATCCAGTTTCTTCATCACGCGTACAATCTTTTTCAGCTCTTCCATCAGGTGCGCTTTGTTTTGCAAACGCCCTGCGGTATCGGCAATCAGAACATCAACGCCGCGCGCTTTCGCGGCCTGAATCGCATCGAAAATCACCGATGCCGAATCCGCACCGGTATGCTGCGCGACCACCGCCACGTTATTGCGCTGTCCCCAGACCTGAAGTTGCTCGACCGCCGCCGCACGGAAAGTATCACCCGCCGCCAGCATCACGGACTTGCCCTGTGCCTGGAACTGGCGTGCCATTTTGCCAATAGTGGTGGTTTTGCCCACACCATTAACGCCAACCATCAGAATGACATACGGCGTTTTACCTTCGATATTCAGCGGGGCGTCCACCTTAGCAAGAATCTCCGCCATTTCTTCTTTCAGCTTAACAAAAAGCGTATCCGCATCTTTCAGTTGGCGACGACTGGCGTGCTCCGTCAGGCTACCGATGATCTTACGGGTCGTCTCAACCCCGACATCGGCAATCAGCAGTTGTTCTTCCAATTCATCAAACAGATCGTCGTCGATTTTCTTACCGCGAAACAATCCGATAAATCCGGAACCGAGGTTCTGGCGCGTTTTCACCAAGCTGCGCTTCAGACGCGCGAAGAAGCCTTCTTTCGTCGGGCGTTCTTGTTCTTGCGCCACAACAGGCACGTCATTTTCCTGCTCTGCTCGCGCTTCCTGCGGCGCGACATCCAGCGCTGCATCAGCGACAACCGCGCTTTCGGCGATCTCAACCTGCGCGATCG
The window above is part of the Pectobacterium araliae genome. Proteins encoded here:
- a CDS encoding reverse transcriptase domain-containing protein, whose product is MGINEAQAQSTAASGRGDGQYPSVLHEGAEIPTAVGGQTKAEMPLTMETVITRENLMLAYQRVVENNGAAGVDNLKVTELKPWLKQNWASIRQALITGAYQPQAIRRVDIPKPDGGVRTLGIPTVVDRLIQQAIAQQLSPVVEPHFCESSYGFRSNRNAWQAVQQAQRYIQSGKRWVVDLDLEKFFDRVDHDILMSRLARLSGINGC
- the rpoH gene encoding RNA polymerase sigma factor RpoH, yielding MTKDMQTFTLVPQGSLEGYIRAANAYPMLTAEEERALAERLHYQGDLEAAKHLILSHLRFVIHVARNYSGYGLPQADLIQEGNIGLMKAVRRFNPEVGVRLVSFAVHWIKAEIHEYVLRNWRIVKVATTKAQRKLFFNLRKTKTRLGWFNQDEVELVARELGVSSKDVREMESRMAAQDMTFDPTPEEDSHDGKAMSPMLYLQDKSSDFADGIEEDNWDTHAADKLTYALEGLDERSQHIIRARWLDDDNKSTLQELADQYGVSAERVRQLEKNAMKKLRAAIEA
- the ftsX gene encoding permease-like cell division protein FtsX — translated: MANNVRNAKKPVAKAKALRGGWQEQWRYAWTNTLADMLRQPLATFLTVMVIAISLALPSICYLVWKNVSQAATQWYPSPQLTVYLDKSLDDNAAQAVITQLQSEDGVDKVNYLSRNEAMGEFRNWSGFGGALDMLEENPLPAVAIVTPKMSFQDSTTLTTLRDRVAATQGVDEVRMDDSWFARLVALTNLVGQISATIGVLMIVAVFLVIGNSVRLSIFSRRETINVMKLIGATDGFILRPFLNGGAAMGVGGAVLSLILSQALVWKLDAVVAQVAAVFGTTFAVKGLSWDESLLLLLIAGMIGWLAAWLATVQHLRRFTPQ
- the ftsE gene encoding cell division ATP-binding protein FtsE, producing MIRFEQVSKAYLGGRQALQGVDFHLRPAEMAFLTGHSGAGKSTLLKLICGIERPSAGQILFGGHNISRLKKREVPFLRRQIGMIFQDHHLLMERTVYDNVAMPLIIAGASSEDIRRRVSAALDKVGLLDKAKNYPIQLSGGEQQRVGIARAVVNKPAVLLADEPTGNLDDALSEGILRLFEEFNRVGVTVLMATHDTGLIARRNYRVLTLSDGRMVGGNHNGE
- the ftsY gene encoding signal recognition particle-docking protein FtsY translates to MSKEKKRGFFSWLGLGKQEEKQQEQPQEQPVVEEQPIASEPDAAASTHQRVEQSQPEEVTVEAEELTQPVAEREVTVTADEPTVVVPEANAEPIVSAPVITTPDDHEVLDRDVVDPIAQVEIAESAVVADAALDVAPQEARAEQENDVPVVAQEQERPTKEGFFARLKRSLVKTRQNLGSGFIGLFRGKKIDDDLFDELEEQLLIADVGVETTRKIIGSLTEHASRRQLKDADTLFVKLKEEMAEILAKVDAPLNIEGKTPYVILMVGVNGVGKTTTIGKMARQFQAQGKSVMLAAGDTFRAAAVEQLQVWGQRNNVAVVAQHTGADSASVIFDAIQAAKARGVDVLIADTAGRLQNKAHLMEELKKIVRVMKKLDEDAPHEVMLTLDASTGQNAVSQARLFNEAVGLTGITLTKLDGTAKGGVIFAIADQFAIPIRYIGVGEGIEDLRPFKADDFIEALFARED